Proteins encoded together in one Ferroglobus placidus DSM 10642 window:
- a CDS encoding ubiquitin family protein, which translates to MKSQKKSSQKIKILFKFLGGFPEKEKVVEVEGDKTYSDVLESLGINPETVVIVKGDSPIPVDSKVEEGEVKVLRVISGGN; encoded by the coding sequence ATGAAGTCGCAAAAGAAATCCTCCCAGAAGATTAAAATTCTTTTTAAATTCTTAGGAGGTTTTCCCGAAAAAGAGAAGGTCGTTGAAGTGGAGGGGGATAAAACCTATAGCGACGTTCTCGAAAGTCTTGGAATAAATCCCGAAACAGTCGTTATTGTCAAAGGTGATTCTCCAATTCCCGTCGACAGTAAAGTTGAAGAGGGAGAAGTTAAAGTCCTGAGGGTTATTTCCGGTGGAAATTAA
- the engB gene encoding GTP-binding protein EngB: MGSGRVNIEIIFAGRSNVGKSTLFYQLFGVKVRRGKKPGTTIKPNHLQYRDLLVTDLPGFGYVWKGRNLSEKVKDFVVRYIEENAHRIKLAVEVIDAKAFCEIAERWDKRGYIPVEVEMFDFLKELGIETVVAANKFDKVENESVIEEIRKWIKGEIIPTSAKKGEVEGIRRWLKSKLVEMGRHDLMGVFRK; this comes from the coding sequence ATGGGCTCTGGCCGGGTTAACATAGAAATTATCTTTGCCGGGCGCTCCAACGTTGGCAAGTCGACCCTTTTTTATCAGCTCTTCGGCGTTAAAGTTAGGAGAGGAAAAAAGCCCGGGACGACGATAAAGCCCAATCATCTTCAGTACAGAGATCTGCTTGTAACAGATTTACCCGGATTTGGTTACGTGTGGAAGGGAAGAAATCTCTCTGAAAAGGTAAAGGATTTCGTCGTGAGGTATATAGAGGAGAACGCTCACAGAATAAAGCTCGCGGTCGAGGTTATAGATGCCAAAGCTTTTTGCGAAATAGCCGAGAGGTGGGATAAAAGGGGCTACATTCCGGTTGAAGTTGAAATGTTCGACTTTCTGAAGGAACTGGGAATAGAAACGGTTGTAGCGGCAAACAAGTTCGACAAGGTTGAAAACGAAAGCGTGATCGAGGAGATAAGGAAGTGGATTAAAGGGGAGATAATTCCCACTTCTGCAAAAAAAGGAGAGGTGGAGGGAATTAGAAGGTGGTTAAAGAGCAAACTCGTGGAAATGGGCAGACACGACCTCATGGGGGTTTTCAGAAAGTGA
- a CDS encoding CBS domain-containing protein, translating into MKAKDVMTEDVIFIELPNTRDKVIELFKKHGISAVPVVKDGKLVGIITRKDILRKVEEDQVAFLMTPNPTTVTPDTDLKEVARILLDTHFRRLPVVENGKLVGIITVRDIIEKISEMGIDKPVKDFVNPNAVCVWQETPLNVAGEIMRLANVEFCPVLDDNASIVGVIDEKILLTETLIEEFLESTQYSSSSDFDDAWSWESIRDYSVKYFEVSVLKLPKEPAKKFMKKAVFVYPQTSVSKAAKEMVRNDLDFIPVIDANGRVVGILPDKNLLRVLVE; encoded by the coding sequence ATGAAAGCAAAGGACGTTATGACGGAAGATGTCATATTCATCGAGCTCCCCAACACGAGGGACAAGGTAATAGAACTCTTCAAAAAGCACGGAATCTCGGCTGTTCCGGTGGTTAAAGACGGAAAGCTCGTCGGAATTATTACAAGGAAGGATATACTGAGAAAGGTTGAAGAGGATCAGGTGGCTTTTCTCATGACTCCGAATCCCACGACAGTCACCCCCGACACAGATTTAAAAGAAGTGGCGAGGATATTGCTCGACACTCATTTCAGAAGGCTTCCCGTCGTGGAGAACGGAAAACTCGTCGGAATAATTACCGTAAGAGATATTATAGAGAAGATCAGCGAAATGGGGATAGATAAGCCGGTTAAAGATTTCGTAAATCCCAACGCCGTCTGCGTTTGGCAGGAAACGCCTTTAAACGTTGCCGGAGAAATTATGAGGCTTGCAAACGTTGAATTCTGTCCGGTTCTCGACGACAACGCTTCTATCGTCGGAGTCATAGATGAGAAAATTCTTTTGACGGAAACTCTGATAGAGGAGTTTCTCGAATCAACTCAGTACTCCTCTTCCAGCGACTTCGACGACGCTTGGAGCTGGGAATCGATAAGGGACTACAGCGTGAAGTATTTCGAGGTGAGCGTTTTAAAGCTTCCAAAGGAGCCAGCCAAGAAGTTTATGAAAAAGGCTGTATTCGTTTATCCTCAAACCTCCGTGAGCAAAGCTGCTAAGGAGATGGTGAGGAACGATCTCGACTTCATTCCGGTGATAGATGCCAACGGAAGAGTTGTCGGAATTCTGCCAGACAAGAACCTTTTGAGAGTTCTCGTGGAATGA
- the tmk gene encoding dTMP kinase: MYLIAVEGIDGAGKTTIANFVREELLKLGIPAIVLKEPTEGKYGKIIKESEKRFDPEKELELFILDRKEDVEKNILPALNKGISVIMDRYYYSSVAYQGARGLDPEEILKVNESIAPVPDLTIILDVEPEIALKRIKNRKKLTPFEELEYLKKVREIFLSIKRPEIRVVDASKSLEEVKDEVIYHVLELLSSRGSFLELRLRRT, encoded by the coding sequence GTGTACCTGATAGCTGTTGAGGGAATTGACGGTGCTGGAAAAACGACGATAGCGAACTTCGTAAGAGAAGAACTTCTCAAACTCGGAATTCCGGCGATAGTCTTAAAGGAGCCGACCGAGGGAAAGTACGGAAAAATTATAAAAGAGTCTGAAAAAAGGTTCGATCCAGAGAAAGAGCTCGAACTCTTCATCCTCGACAGAAAGGAGGACGTCGAGAAGAACATCCTTCCCGCTTTGAACAAGGGCATTTCGGTTATAATGGACAGATACTACTATTCGAGCGTCGCATATCAAGGGGCGAGAGGTTTAGATCCGGAGGAGATTCTGAAAGTGAACGAAAGCATCGCTCCTGTTCCGGACTTGACGATCATTCTCGACGTAGAGCCTGAGATTGCGTTAAAAAGGATAAAAAACAGGAAGAAGCTGACGCCCTTCGAGGAGCTCGAATACCTTAAAAAGGTTCGGGAGATCTTCTTATCCATCAAGCGACCGGAAATAAGAGTTGTCGACGCTTCGAAAAGCTTGGAAGAAGTTAAGGACGAGGTGATTTACCACGTCTTAGAGCTTCTTTCGTCCAGAGGATCCTTTCTGGAGTTAAGATTACGTCGCACTTAA
- a CDS encoding preprotein translocase subunit Sec61beta: protein MAKKKERAPPLMSSAGIMRYFEEEKTQIRISPKSVIAFGFVIGAVVIFLNVYYGLWPG, encoded by the coding sequence ATGGCTAAGAAGAAGGAAAGAGCACCGCCGTTGATGTCTTCGGCAGGAATAATGAGGTATTTTGAAGAAGAGAAGACGCAGATCAGGATTAGTCCAAAGAGCGTAATCGCTTTTGGCTTCGTAATTGGGGCTGTTGTGATATTTCTAAACGTATATTATGGGCTCTGGCCGGGTTAA
- a CDS encoding DUF2116 family Zn-ribbon domain-containing protein, with amino-acid sequence MPGIVPHRHCVVCGKAIEPEEIFCSDRCERKYEEERKRQRNFMIFMLLLLFGLLMMTILFAPK; translated from the coding sequence ATGCCCGGCATTGTTCCTCACAGACACTGCGTGGTTTGCGGAAAGGCTATAGAGCCGGAAGAAATTTTTTGCAGCGATAGGTGTGAGAGAAAGTACGAGGAAGAGAGGAAAAGGCAGAGAAACTTCATGATCTTCATGCTTCTTTTGCTCTTCGGTCTTCTGATGATGACGATTCTTTTCGCTCCGAAATGA
- a CDS encoding class II aldolase/adducin family protein: MIEEAIKIGKKLAAYGLIDGASGNLSFRKGGKIVITKTGVVLDELTEEDFVEVEIGKKEDEASSDLYVHERIYEETDYKAVLHCHGVYGVTLSLFFDEIIPLDLEGKMFIGNLKIVEGRFGSPSLAEKIAKSVKEKGICLVRGHGIYAAGENFDEAFKLASYLEHSCQILFNYEVFRRVLANPYHACRQ; encoded by the coding sequence ATGATCGAAGAAGCAATTAAAATTGGAAAGAAGCTCGCTGCTTACGGGTTAATAGACGGTGCGAGCGGAAATTTGAGCTTTAGAAAAGGTGGAAAAATAGTAATAACGAAAACCGGAGTTGTTCTGGACGAGTTAACGGAAGAGGACTTCGTTGAAGTGGAAATCGGAAAGAAGGAGGATGAGGCTTCTTCGGATTTGTACGTGCACGAGAGAATTTACGAAGAAACCGACTATAAAGCTGTTCTCCACTGCCACGGAGTTTACGGAGTTACTCTCTCCTTATTCTTCGACGAGATAATCCCCTTAGATCTGGAAGGAAAAATGTTTATTGGCAATCTTAAAATCGTTGAGGGAAGATTTGGCTCCCCCTCCTTAGCTGAGAAAATTGCGAAAAGTGTTAAAGAGAAGGGAATATGCTTGGTTAGAGGACACGGCATTTATGCAGCTGGCGAGAATTTTGACGAAGCTTTCAAACTTGCAAGCTATTTAGAGCATTCCTGCCAAATCCTCTTCAACTACGAGGTTTTCCGTAGAGTTCTTGCAAATCCTTACCACGCTTGTAGGCAGTGA
- a CDS encoding 5-formyltetrahydrofolate cyclo-ligase produces MRSKSEIREEVWRKIEKFSKFPPPRGRIPNFVGAEKACEKLRELKEYREAKVVFVAPDSPLLRARQIVLEDGKILVVPKPRFAGIIVVDKKINPTISNMMKFGREVDIEELKMIGKVDVFVQGCVAVDLNGNRIGKGTGYGDREYHFLKENGLIENALYAVVCHEIQIYEDFSHLAEEHDVKCDVILTPERILWTKEALRRGKSPRP; encoded by the coding sequence ATGAGAAGCAAGAGTGAAATCAGGGAAGAGGTTTGGAGGAAAATAGAGAAATTTTCCAAATTCCCTCCCCCAAGGGGTAGAATCCCAAACTTTGTTGGGGCTGAAAAAGCCTGCGAAAAGCTTAGAGAATTGAAAGAGTACAGAGAAGCGAAGGTCGTATTCGTCGCTCCGGATTCTCCTTTACTCAGGGCGAGGCAAATAGTTCTCGAAGACGGCAAGATCTTAGTCGTTCCAAAACCGAGATTTGCTGGAATAATAGTCGTGGACAAGAAGATAAATCCGACGATCTCCAACATGATGAAGTTTGGAAGGGAAGTTGACATAGAAGAATTAAAGATGATCGGTAAGGTGGACGTTTTCGTTCAGGGGTGCGTTGCGGTCGACTTAAACGGGAACAGGATAGGAAAGGGAACAGGATACGGGGACAGGGAATACCACTTTCTAAAGGAGAACGGTCTCATCGAAAATGCTCTCTACGCTGTAGTTTGCCACGAAATCCAAATTTACGAGGACTTCTCCCATTTAGCTGAAGAGCACGACGTTAAGTGCGACGTAATCTTAACTCCAGAAAGGATCCTCTGGACGAAAGAAGCTCTAAGACGTGGTAAATCACCTCGTCCTTAA
- a CDS encoding amidohydrolase family protein — MKCIFVESGETGEIVFEENRIVFEPKKVEPSYVIFRSFVNAHTHLGDSVAKDPERTSLEKLVGPGGYKFKVLSSAKEEEIVEEMKRSIELAYKSGATEVFDFREGGIKGFELLTRADRRGIVRAFTRPGNLEEAEILSEKSYGFGFSSVRDHDISFLEECREIAKKKKILFAIHAGEKDNEDVEGAIALEPDILVHMNMAEKSLLKKAMDEGIIIVSCARSNAFFGLLNLENLRILSEYDNWMIGTDNVMISTPSILDEFKFLSYFVPEEKIYRAVARGKSFVVARMDKIHGSRNYLRSLKRLESCDIVMIAEIEFG, encoded by the coding sequence ATGAAATGCATTTTCGTCGAGAGCGGCGAGACAGGAGAGATAGTTTTCGAGGAAAACAGAATAGTTTTCGAGCCGAAGAAAGTTGAGCCGAGCTACGTTATTTTCAGAAGTTTCGTAAACGCTCACACTCATCTCGGAGATAGTGTAGCCAAAGATCCGGAAAGAACGAGTTTGGAGAAACTCGTAGGACCGGGAGGTTACAAGTTTAAGGTTTTAAGTTCTGCCAAGGAGGAAGAGATCGTCGAAGAGATGAAAAGATCGATCGAGCTCGCTTATAAGAGCGGAGCAACCGAGGTCTTTGATTTTAGAGAAGGTGGTATTAAAGGATTCGAATTGCTGACGAGAGCTGATAGGAGAGGGATTGTAAGAGCTTTCACTCGACCGGGTAATTTGGAGGAGGCGGAGATTCTGAGCGAGAAGTCCTACGGATTCGGTTTCAGCAGCGTTAGGGATCACGATATAAGTTTTCTTGAGGAGTGCAGAGAGATAGCGAAGAAGAAGAAAATTCTCTTCGCAATACACGCTGGGGAGAAGGATAACGAGGACGTCGAGGGAGCGATTGCCCTCGAGCCAGACATTCTCGTTCACATGAACATGGCTGAAAAAAGTTTGTTGAAAAAAGCGATGGATGAAGGAATTATTATCGTCTCTTGTGCAAGATCTAACGCTTTTTTCGGGCTTTTAAACCTCGAAAATTTGAGAATTCTTTCAGAATACGATAACTGGATGATCGGAACCGACAACGTCATGATCTCAACACCCTCAATTCTCGACGAGTTCAAATTTCTCTCCTACTTCGTTCCAGAGGAGAAAATTTACAGAGCTGTCGCGAGAGGAAAAAGCTTTGTTGTGGCGAGAATGGATAAAATACACGGATCGAGAAACTATTTGAGGAGTTTGAAGAGATTAGAAAGCTGCGACATCGTGATGATAGCTGAAATTGAATTTGGATGA